A portion of the Borreliella mayonii genome contains these proteins:
- a CDS encoding variable large family protein, with product MLLKAIADAAKEAAKAASDGDNTSIGNVVRAAAGAGVADASSVKGIAKGMKAIVDAAEATAGKAAGSKEEKKELLKAASDTGTDNADAGHLFSGAANQGADNAQAQKAAGAINAVSGEQILKEIVDAAEKSGDGAAGQQAAAATNPISAAIGADQGDGAAFGNGGNMNQNSKVAAAIVLRGMAKNGKFAVANADHANQKDGVKSAVEGDC from the coding sequence GTGCTGTTGAAGGCGATTGCTGATGCTGCTAAGGAAGCTGCTAAGGCAGCTAGTGATGGTGACAATACTTCGATTGGAAATGTTGTGAGGGCTGCTGCTGGTGCTGGTGTAGCTGATGCAAGCAGTGTTAAGGGGATTGCTAAGGGGATGAAGGCGATTGTTGATGCTGCTGAGGCTACTGCTGGTAAGGCTGCTGGTAGTAAGGAGGAGAAGAAAGAATTGTTAAAAGCTGCTAGTGACACTGGGACTGATAATGCGGATGCGGGGCATTTATTCTCTGGGGCTGCTAACCAGGGTGCTGATAATGCACAAGCACAGAAAGCGGCTGGGGCTATAAATGCAGTTAGTGGTGAGCAGATATTAAAAGAGATTGTTGATGCTGCTGAGAAGAGTGGTGATGGTGCTGCTGGTCAGCAGGCTGCTGCGGCTACTAATCCGATTTCGGCTGCTATTGGGGCAGATCAGGGTGATGGTGCTGCTTTTGGTAATGGTGGTAATATGAATCAGAATAGTAAGGTTGCTGCTGCTATTGTGCTGCGGGGTATGGCTAAGAATGGAAAATTTGCTGTTGCTAATGCTGATCATGCCAATCAAAAGGATGGGGTGAAAAGTGCTGTTGAAGGCGATTGCTGA